In the genome of Leptolyngbya sp. CCY15150, the window ATCTAGGACGGCTACTTAAAAACTCACCTTTCCAACTTTCTCAGGTATCGAGAGAGCTAGTTAGTAAGAAGGGACGGTTGCAGGGAATTGCTCTGTTAGATGTTGGTACCCTAATGGCAGCATATCGCCAAAATCGGGGTTCTTTAGTCAGTAAGTATGATCGCAAGAGCGATCTGGACGAAACCCTTCCTAAAAAACTCGAACAAGCCGTCGCAGATGGTCGCCTTTCCAAGGATGCGGCTGAAACAATCACCGTCGCCTGGAACACTTTTGCGGAGCGATATAGAGCAGCGATCGTCAGTTTCAACGATGAAGGGCAAGGTATTGCCAGTCCAGACCTGTTGCACCAGTGTGAAGCCTATGGGAATTTGCTCCAGACTGTTCTAAATCATGCCAAAGGCGACCTCAATCGCATTGACATCTATCAACCCATCTTGCGCTTGGGCTGCATCCGAGTTGAACGCGGTAACCCTGCTGCTATCATCGCCCCCTGGCATCCGATGCGATTAGCTTCCCTAGCAGTCAAAGCCCGCCAATTGTCAGGGCTCCTTCGGTATATCATCTCCACACCAGAGGTTAACTTTGGTGATTCCCGTCTATTTTTCGCCGATTTACGTAATGAAATTGAGCATCCTTACTATCCTGAAGTTTGTGTTGGTTACCAGGGGCAGCAGCCCGAATTGCTGTCTGTATCTGACACGGTCAACGATTACAGCCTAATGGAGCGCCCTACACAGGACGAGAGAGATCGCACTACCAACGAAAATCCGGCTGAAGCAGCTGATCGTCTGCTAGGAATTATCCGTCGCTACGTGGAACTTCTTCCTCATGAGAAAACGAATCTGAGCGTAGTTCTGTACCAAACCGATTCAATTAAACTGCCTCAAGCAATCGTTAACAAACTGAGTGAGGAACTACAAGATGGTCGGGAAGAAGTTCGTTGCCAGGTTGTTCTGCGCCATCGGAATAGGCAAAAACTTACTCAACTCTACGAGCAGATGTTAGAAAGCTCTGCTGCTGATCCCGATGCTTTCATTGCCAGTGAGGTTTCCCAGGACTTTATGGCAAGACTGAGAATCTCAGTCATGTCTAACGATGTTCCTTCCACAACTCCTGCAGAAGGCAAATTTGCCGACATTGTGTTTCTACAAGATGCAATCTCACGGCAGGCGAAAGTGGTTTGGCAACCATCACCATTTGACAGTAGCACAGCCGAGATGTTGATCCATTCTCCTGCTCGTTGGGCACGTAAGCGTCCGTCTGCTAAAGATGAGCTTAAATCTACCGTTTATCTCACCTGTCCGAAGCAGACTGTGGTTGGGCAAGCCTACCTCGACATGGTGTATAGCATTGCTCAAGGTGAAGACTGTTCTCCTGACCAACACTTCTTACCTGCCCGTCAAATTTCCTTTCAGGATGAAACGACGAGGACAACCTTTGATGAAAGCCATCGTTTAGGCGAATGGGTAGTCAATTACGATGACTTGCTAGAGCGACGACAACTCGTCAACCAGGGCGTGAAGGTTATTCGCTACCAGCAGAACCGTACTGATGAGCGGAACTTCCTCGTCTCTTCAGACGCCTCTCTGAATGTCCTCAAGGTGCTGGTCAGAAAACGCTTGGAAGCCTTGAATTTAGGCTTGGAAAGTAACCGTATCGATAGATTGGTAGAGCGCCTAATTAATGAAGCCAACGCTGTTTCCGGTGACATTGTGTTGCGAGCTGCAAAGTGCGGCAGATTTGCCAGCGAACTAATGGGGGTCGTTTTAAGTAAGGCTTTAATTACCGCCGAAATGGGAACGCAAAACCCGATTGGCTGGTACTTCCTAGATGACTACGCTTCCTGGTTAGGGCAAAAAGAAGGTCAAATTGCTGACACCATGGCAATTTCACCACAGTATATTGATGACGAACCTATCCTAAAAGTCATCATTGCTGAGGCAAAATACATCGACGTAGCGGGCTTAGCTGACGCTCGCAAGACTTCACAGAACCAACTCCGGCAAACAGTTGATCGCATTGCCGATGCCCTCTTTATTAGTCCAGGTCGCCTTGACCGTGACCTCTGGCTATCTCGCCTCAGCGATCTTCTACTCGACGGCATTGAGTTTAGTTCCGATAACAAACTGAACATTGAGCAGTGGCGTGAACAAATTCGCTCAGGTACGCTTCGTATCGACCTATCCGGTTACTCCCAGGTTTTTGTATCGGGTACAAACGACAGCAATACTGAAGGGGAGCGATCGCCTATTCCTAAAGTCAAACGATGCTTCCAAGAAGTGTTTGATCGAGAGTCTGTCCGTAAACTGGTTCTGGCTTATGAATCAGGACAAACACTCTTCTCCGTAAGGGAACAGATTGGCGATGACAAGCCCTGGACAGTAGCAGAAGCATTACTGCCTGCGGATCGAGTTACATGGGTTTTAGAAATTGAGGAAGTCGAGGCAACAATTTCTCCTCCTCCAATACTTGTAAAAGTTAGTCCGCCTGAAAATCCTGACAGTCCACTTCAGCTAACTTTGCCTGATCAGCCCCTTGAAACTGAAGCTACTATCTCTCTAGTTGCATCACCTACTGAGGATGTAGATAATTGGGCGAGTCCAGCACTGGTTTCTTGGTGGCAGCAGGGGCAAGCTCAGACCAGCCAAGGCGATGCAGAGGCAGAAAAGTGGTTGGAAGAAGCGGCTGGAAAACTGCGAACGGCTCTATTAGGATACAATCTGCAAGCCAAAATCGAAGGTAAACGCCTGACTCCAAATGCAGCAATCGTTAGATTGAAAGGTTCGGATAATCTGAAGCTAGATGACATCGAGAAGAAGCGATCACAACTGCTGACCACTCACGCTCTAAA includes:
- a CDS encoding FtsK/SpoIIIE domain-containing protein; translation: MQTIELIGQVAADFLKRSIQTDEANEGVARFLLNRLTAQQVAAVCQTILNDSELAPIIKIQVPRDLVGSFSLPAEILSDERTVHLRHSDCDRPALLLANISDDQAQSLNDITSVGAQELKGQIECWISLAAKELALPIEQIEYWRKALNGLQKVGTLSLEHFADYIVQTRSRILQESLPVVDALGWALPALRLPRDSGYFRAIPETQLGQTQRWEKLFQQAFSKRACLLLKQTPNRKPIDDQDLQTAFDKVKDGIPAVAYPAIQTFIASSAGWTSEAEALSKFEWESDNINTLFSGLQAQKTDIASLTLDFFNDEYPDTITESEAQYINALKKRNKREALDEDREFYDAHRHELEGDRKLKAKWDKFVYGQPIECTDFLIGLLQAFERLFDQAETVAGVKSLKIETQKSSRKSKWLELNANVGQYFCTRYRGIEQLTAPHIDWETHWLFKYDTLLKETQEKQKAKYRENTSVAKTATEIKFYVEMRDNAQALIAKTQLIWRCHPNSIGMELGNDLGRLLKNSPFQLSQVSRELVSKKGRLQGIALLDVGTLMAAYRQNRGSLVSKYDRKSDLDETLPKKLEQAVADGRLSKDAAETITVAWNTFAERYRAAIVSFNDEGQGIASPDLLHQCEAYGNLLQTVLNHAKGDLNRIDIYQPILRLGCIRVERGNPAAIIAPWHPMRLASLAVKARQLSGLLRYIISTPEVNFGDSRLFFADLRNEIEHPYYPEVCVGYQGQQPELLSVSDTVNDYSLMERPTQDERDRTTNENPAEAADRLLGIIRRYVELLPHEKTNLSVVLYQTDSIKLPQAIVNKLSEELQDGREEVRCQVVLRHRNRQKLTQLYEQMLESSAADPDAFIASEVSQDFMARLRISVMSNDVPSTTPAEGKFADIVFLQDAISRQAKVVWQPSPFDSSTAEMLIHSPARWARKRPSAKDELKSTVYLTCPKQTVVGQAYLDMVYSIAQGEDCSPDQHFLPARQISFQDETTRTTFDESHRLGEWVVNYDDLLERRQLVNQGVKVIRYQQNRTDERNFLVSSDASLNVLKVLVRKRLEALNLGLESNRIDRLVERLINEANAVSGDIVLRAAKCGRFASELMGVVLSKALITAEMGTQNPIGWYFLDDYASWLGQKEGQIADTMAISPQYIDDEPILKVIIAEAKYIDVAGLADARKTSQNQLRQTVDRIADALFISPGRLDRDLWLSRLSDLLLDGIEFSSDNKLNIEQWREQIRSGTLRIDLSGYSQVFVSGTNDSNTEGERSPIPKVKRCFQEVFDRESVRKLVLAYESGQTLFSVREQIGDDKPWTVAEALLPADRVTWVLEIEEVEATISPPPILVKVSPPENPDSPLQLTLPDQPLETEATISLVASPTEDVDNWASPALVSWWQQGQAQTSQGDAEAEKWLEEAAGKLRTALLGYNLQAKIEGKRLTPNAAIVRLKGSDNLKLDDIEKKRSQLLTTHALNIISVYGQPGEIVVTVARPQRQTISLREVWAKRKINRSPSSVNLSFVIGVKELDGELLYLNLGSSFENLEQHAPHTLIAGATGSGKSVLLQNLILDICVTNSPKVTSIYLIDPKMGVDYANISDLPHLKEGIIIEQDRAIEVLDLLVEEMDNRYRKFVSQKAKSLQDYNCKVAEQDRLPVLWLVHDEFAEWMLIDEYKAAVSAAVQRLGVKARAAGIYLIFAAQRPDANVLPVQLRDNLGNRLILRVESVGTSEISLGYKGAENLLGKGHLAARLTNQSDLIYAQVPFLADEEMTAIAEIIKQQ